In the Kwoniella shandongensis chromosome 6, complete sequence genome, AAACATTACAGACCTTACAAACAGCGATTTCCATACCGCCTTCGAAGAGTTGCAAGGGAGGATTTGGGATAAAAATCCGCCCAGAGAAGTGTGCAAGATCATGGAGCATGCCATATATCGTTGCAACCATCTGTATTTTTCGGCACGGGCAACAAGTGTTTCGGTATCAACAGATGAAGACAAGAAGTGATGGAAACGATTGATTACAGACAATTGGCATGGAGGGCTGGAGTAGTAATGTGGATCGTGTTTGTATAGTATTCGATACCTTGATGTTGATGCAACTAATTGGGTCATGAATTGTCAGTCAGTGACATTGCACGCCGGTTTGATTGACAATTGCATCAACATCTACCGGTTGTTCTTCGGCCGTGATTTAccttgctctctctctcaccctGGATAACTGATAATCATCCACTCTACCCCGCAGCCCCGGCCAAAGCCGTCACCGAAAGAAAGAATTAATCCGAATAAACTTTAAGTATCGATCGATATGAACGGGATCTGATTTGCCGCATAGGTGGTGAGTAGTAGCAAATCGACTCGCAAGTAACTAGTAACTTATTCAAAGTTAGGATTCGGGTTTCCGCTCTGTTCGGCCCGTGATCTTTGAATACTCAACACTTGACCTACCTCACCTCAGCTCACCTAGCTTACCGCCGTAGTACACATCCATAATCGCTCTTTGCAACTTCGCATTTCAATCTCTCTCCGCTTTTAATCAAAAGTCAGCATTCTTGCTGATCTTGCTATCTTTCTTgctttcaccttctcttgccgatcgatctcgtcttcgaccaCACTTGGCCGATCTTGATCGTTTGTTGCCTCCgactgcttcttctgctcttctcacttccctccttctgTTTTTCTACTTGACTCACTCGGTTCGAACCTCTACTTGCATAACATGGCCGCTCGCTCTCTAAATCGTATCATCAACACTGTACCTACTGTACCAAAGTATCAACTACAACGTCGAACATTTACTACCACCATGTCGTCCCGAAAACCCGCTTTGAACCTATCTACTATCAACCCCTCAATCATCAACGTCCACTATGCTGTCCGAGGTGAACTCGCACTCAAGGCAGATCAATATGTTCACGCGCTCGCGGACAAGACTGAAGAAGCGAAATCATTACCTTTCGAACATGTCGTCACTGCCAATATCGGAAACCCTCAACAAAAGGGATTGAACCAGGTCCCTCTCACTTATTGGAGACAGGTCATATCGTTATTGGAATATCCGGATTTGATGAACGAACATTTGGAAATTGCCAAGAAGATTTATCCAGAAGATACCATCGCGAGGGCGAAGAAGTTGTATGAGGAGATCGGAAGTGTAGGCGCGTACACACATTCCAAAGGTGTATTGGCTATCAGGAAGAGAGTCGCAAAGTTcatcgagggtgagttgcttgACAACTATCTTAATCTCGCAAGCCGCAAATCGTGCTGTGCTGACAGTGTGATGACACAGAACGTGACGGCTACCCCTCTGATCCCGAGTCCATCTACCTCACTGCCGGTGCTTCCGCCGGTGTCTCCTCGATCCTGAGCATCGCCCTCAAGAAGGGCGAGGGATGTTTGATCCCCATCCCTCAATACCCATTATACACCGCCACTCTCGCCTATCTTGACGCCGCTCCTCTCCCTTACTATCTCCAAGAATCGGCCGATTGGTCGATGGACCACGAGACATTGTTGAAAGCAGTTAGCGAGGCCAAAACTGCCGGAACACCGGTCAAAGCGTTGGTCATTATCAACCCTGGAAACCCTACCGGTGCTTGTTTGTCCAAAGAAGCGATGGAAGCGGTCGTTACCCTCTGTTACGAAGAGAGcatcgtccttctcgccgACGAGGTTTACCAAACCAACATCTTCGATCCGGAGCACAGACCATTCCACTCGTTCAAGAAGATtttgaaggggatgaagaaggagattgcgGACACGGTCGAGTTAGTCTCGTTCCACTCGATCTCAAAGGGTGTCAGTGGTGAATgcggtagaagaggaggatacTTTGAGTGTGTCAACATTGCGGACGACGTGATGGAGCAGATCTACAAGATGGCGAGCGTATCATTGTGTCCTCCCGTTTCTGGTCAAGTAAGTGtggtctcttcttcacttccctcGGCTTCACTTGTTCCACTTCCCTTAACCATTCGCCCTTCACACAAATTCTAGCTATGCCGTATCTCGTACTACGCTAATCTCGCTTCCGCCCTGCAGGTCGGTGTCGATCTCATGGTCTCACCTCCCAAGAAAGAAGACGCCTCCTACGCTACCTGGTTCAAGGAAACCTCTCTCATCCAGGACAACCTCAAATCGCGATCAAATCTCATGGCGGAGCACTTCAACAAGATGGACGGCATATCATGTAACCCTGCTGAAGGGGCGATGTATCTTTTCCCCAGAATCCACATGCCTCAAAAGGCTATTGAGGAGGCtaagaagagaggaaaggaggcgGACGTGATGTACGCTTTGGATCTGTTGGGTGAGTGTCCGCCGTTTGATTGTCCCCCGTTCGACTCGAATAGTCCAAGCATTGTCCGTGAAGGGTCATGAGATGGAAGTACCATTGGGGCCGGACTAACAAAGGGAGGTTAATGCTGACTGTCATGCGTTCATCCCTCACTCACAGACGCAACCGGTATCTGTGCTGTCGCAGGCAGTGGCTTCGGTCAAGAACCCGGTACATACCATATCCGAGTCACCGCTTTATGTCCCGAGACTGCAGAGTTTGTAGGAAGGTTTGAGCAATTCCACAAGGACTTCATGGCCAAGTACGCTTAGGCGGTTGATGTGCGGATCTTAATGATGCTTGCATATACTATACTATTGCTGGGAATGGCGGTCGCGTTGTAGATAATACGGGGTTCCAGGTATGAGAACTCAAGCCAGCTGAACATGCATATCCATAATTATTGCGCCTCGTTCATCTGTGCCACTGGAAAGATTGGAGAACAGATTCCTCAACTACGTGTTGCGCTCAGGGTACATGACATCGGGGAAGCATTCAGCAGATCATGGCAGGACTTCTACCTTTGATGTCTACACAGCAGTGCTATTGCGTCCTAGGGATTGTAACTCCAACGACGAAGTATTCATGCAGTACATCTAACCCAAAAACCCCTTACAGGTATGCCAAATCTTTCCTTTatttcttccctcttcgcctAGGCTGTAACCCAGCTCCTGTCCCAGCTGTACCAGTCtcctgttgatgttgctgttgctgttgctgctgctgttggtCCACTCCTCCCGTCTCTTTTATCCTCCTCTTGGTATCTTCCTCTGCCAGCTTTCTCAGTTCTTCCCTTGACGCATGTTCAGCCGGATTTATAGTCTCTCGCGGCGGGGCGATATCTTCTCTACTCGGTGTCGGGATAGCATATCCCTTTGTGGCTTCTTCAGAATTGAGCGCGTTAACATGTTGTGGTTTCGATTTAGACTccgtcgtcgacgatgatTCGGCCGTCGTAGGTGCGGCAGCAGGGGAAACGACGAATCGTTGATTTTGAGCTTTTCTTTCCGAGCTAGTTGATGGTCCGGCAatttgaccttgtccatcaCCTTGTAATGGCAATTCACTACCGTCAGGTAAGAGATAGCCCTGTCttatcctctcttctctttcacGAGCTTCGATAGCCGCGATCTTTGGTTGGAGGGATGATTGACGATCAAAGTCGGATTGAAGTTCGGTGAGTGAGGGTGGATTAGGTCGAGTGTGTGAGAGCCCTACAAAGCGGAAATACAGGAGTCCGGATTAGCGTCAGATCTGCTTTACTActcagaagaggaagcggcgGCCACGAACATGCTCTCCATTGCACTGAAAGCACGTATAACATCGTCAGCGATCTGTACTTCGTCTACTGACGTGATGACTAGGTATCTCGTCAAGCTGTCGTCGATACTCACCTGGCGGTCTAAGCTCCGTCCTCGTATACTCTGACAGATCTCTATACTTCTTATACTCGACAAATCGTTTCATCCTACCTCCTGCAGGGTTAGGTATTTCGAAGTACCGATTGCCTGGATACACATCCATGTTAGTTACGTTCACTGCCTTAATCGCTCTCAGGTCGTTGCACTGATGTACCTTGGAGATCATGGCCGACCAAGCCCTTTTAGACAGAAGCGGAATCAGGTCAGCTTTCAATCGCAGCGACAATGGCTCCTGTCCCaaaagctcaccttgggCTTTGCGAGCGGTAGTAATCTTCTAACTGCGTTAAATATCGAGCTCATCGCGTTGTGTTTGGTGTGAATGACAACGTTGTGGTTATGTGGACGATCTAATATTCTGAAATCAAGGACAAGTggttggtggaggtgtaCTTCGATCGTCAAGCGGGAGGATAGATTTGTTCCCGCTGGGATCTGCTGGAATCGCTCGGGAATAATTGCCACGTCATTTCATGGAACGGAGCACGACGCGGTGGTGGTCATAGCTCGTCACTACTGTCTGCTCCTGCTACTGTTTTGCTCTTCGCTCTATCTCATCCCGGATCATCCATTCAGCGGTTCATGATgcccccttctccctccctggATTAGATACACGACTCTCTACCTCCCTAAAAGCTACGCCGCGCCCCATACGCCATGGCAGCATCCAAACGTCAACAACAGCCGAACGGCGTGACCATACCCAGCTTATCACCTGTCGTCGGGACTAGTTCCGGAAGCGCATTGTCGTTATCAACACTCGCGACGGATCCTCTGCCAAGTGTGATTGTTAACAATGCGAATTTGGGAGAGATAAAATCAGCTCTGgacgatatcgtcaagaaggtgagctagtaTGCGCTTCACGTTAGTAAGACAAACAGCTAACAGGTTTCGAATGTACAGCACCTCGTCGACCAATCTTTTACGCCATCACTAGTTCACCCGACCGTACACCTCGGTCTTGGTTATTCGTCTGTCATCCTAGCACTTTCCTCGGTACTGTACTCATTACGAGTAGAGTTTGAAGAGTCGAAGCCTGTTCTGTGGGTCGCGGTGATCGGGTATAGTCTGTTACAGACTGCGTTGTGGgcgtggaagagatgggttgaGAAGGGCGAGGTGTtcagaggaaagagaagacgtATGGTCAAGAGGGTGAGCTAGGTCAAGCTTAGTCGTGAGGCTGTTAACTCATACGTCCCACTTTGCAGATCGAAACCGATCATGTGCAGATAATCTCTTCGACAACGCTtaaacctcctccacctcctgctgTCACTTTCTCCCCTCACActcgaccatcatcacccacctcttcaccttcttctccatcaactaTTTCTCCATCAACTATCTCCCCCGCTACTCTTTCGCCATCAACATCCAGTACCCAAATCACTCGACAACTCTCCTCCACAAcgtctccatcttccccatcctctcaGTCGGCTTCGTCTGCCTCGTTGTCATCAGGCAGTGGACCGACATACCTCGTTCATCTTAATTTGTCCACCACATCCAACAATGGTAAAAGTCTGATCCACAAATCACGAGTGGTAGTAGGCAGAGGTGTTGGAGAGTTTgtagatgaagaaggaggagtggaagaaggggaagtggtGAGATGGTTGGGAGGTATATTGTCCGAAGCAGGTTTAGTCggcgcagaagaagaaggcgtgaaggaggagtgagCTATATACGCATTTCATACACTGTAATATGTTTACACCAGATCCGGTCCTGTCGTCCCTGCGTGTTTGTCTCCTAATGCTTTACATACGAGATCATGTTATATTCGTGcatgatgttgttgctgttgttgcaCTACCCACGCGTCGGGAACAAAAGTGACCGGGGAAATGTTTTGGTTCGTTCGTCCGTTGGTTCGTTGCACGGTCCACTCCGACTTTTGTTGTGATCTCATTCAATCTTCCAGcattcttccttctcctggcTCTTCATAATCTAACACACCAACCCACTCCCTTCAATCAGGCGACCGGAGGTACGGAGCAGACCGATGCAATAACGATCCGAGTACAGCCGTCCCTCTTTTGCATCGCACAGATCCCTTATCTGGGCAACGATACAAGATGTCATTGCAAAGCGAGGAAGCGCACcgtcgagctcgagaatTGTTGACGGCAGCAGTAGCGCCCAATTCTACTGTTGAAGCGGTGAGTCTGACTCCCCGCCCGATCCTCCATTCATCTTTGCTGCTGTCTATCAACATTCATTGGCATGACAACACGACTCATTCTGACGTCGCATCTTTGTAATCACACAGCGTCGTCTTTTCCACCAACATCTCATCAGCCTGCCCACCACATCCCCTTCCGCGACCTACGAAGCCAAAGTATTCTTTGGTTATCTGGTCTCCAAATTCTTCGCAGAATTCGAAGATCTCCAAGACGACGCTATTGATGCTTTGTTAGATCTAtgcgaggatgaagaagaacggGTGAGGATTGTGGGTATAAAGGGTTTGGGACCGACGGGGAGGGCGGATCCGAGGTGGGTAAGAGGTAATACGGGGGTGTTGTTGCAGTTGTTGGCGAGTCGTGAGTATTATTCGATTCTTTACTTGTGTTCAACGTTGGATAGGAGATGTCCAGTCGGTCAGTCGTTCGGTTGACCTCAGTACTACGAGCGGGTGTGAGCCTCGCAAACTCTACCCTCCGAGAGGACCACTACTGGCTGTGAAGGAAGGGGATATCTGCTTCTGAGATACTCAACCTGGTCCGTCATGCTAAAACAATCATGTGACGTCTCCCTCAGAACCCCAAGAACTCAAATACGTCCGCGAATCGCTTCGTACCCTCTTATCAGTCTCGCCCCTCGACGTATTCTCCGTTATAGTGGACGACTGTCGCGCTCAATCAGAAGACGAAACCGGTGCTTCTCGACGCAATATCATCGATTTCACATATTCCGAAGTCGAGCAAGAACGAAAAACCATCCTTGAGAGTGGGAACCATGTAGATGTGGAGAACGTTTTCAGAGAAGGATTTTTGGAAGTTCTGGCGATGGACAAAGGtgtggggaaggaggagaaggagaagattgtgaagATGTTGGGAGCGTTATCGACTGTTTCAGGGGTCAATGCCacggacgagacgagagaagCGTTCCTCAGAGGGTTGATCAAGACAATACCAGCTTCGGCTCGATCGAATGTGGAGGAAAGTCGACCGCTCATTGTGTTGTTCAAGGAGTTTATCGATAAGACGACATCGACCTCGAAGACGACCCTCGATCCCAGATTACCGCTTCTATTCCTTGCGACTCACGGCGCTGCAGTGATCAAGCTTGGTATGGAGAAGAGTGAACCGATCTTCAGGAGTCTCGTGGAAAGCTTGAAGGTTTGGGTGGAGGGATCTATCAAGCTATGGAGGAACAACAAGAGCGCCGGTGACCTATCCGAAGCGACACTTGTCCCCCGGGTCTTGGAGACAGCATTACCGCCTTTCATAGTGAGTTCAGAACATTAAAGTGGGGGTCATTTAGCTGACGCTCCGGACAGGACGCTTGTGATGCTCTTGGTCGAATTGGCAACCTCGCGAACGTAGGCGGTTTGCTCGAACAACTCCTCTATCCCATGTACCGATTGGCTACCTTCAACGTAAGTGGCCCCATCGAGGCGATGAATGGGATCTGACGTATCTTTACAGCGAGATTGCCGAAGAGACTGTATACGATCTCATGAGGCGAAGCGACTACTCGATCTCGCTCGAGAGGCGAAATCGGTCGAACGAAGATTAGCGAAAGGAACAattgagcttgagcgatgGAGGAATATCGTTGACATGTTCGAGGTTAGTCCGTCATTTGTGAGAGAAAAACTTCGCGTCACCTAACCGGGGTTTTTTGTTCCGTTAGATTCTGGGCAATGACAAGTATaagattgagaagattgtacCGTCGTGGGAAGCGCCTTCGTCATCGAACTCATCGATACAAAATTCACAACCACCCCGCCCACAAGGTTCAGCCGCGGGACGTGTCGATGTCCCTCCCAGTGCCCCTCGTGGACCGAAGGGAGTCGCTTCAAATCAAACGTTCACACCGCCATCGGGACCGCGAGGGCCAACGCCTGGTCCGTCCTTCACAGCAGGCTCGGGCTACCTTACAAGAGCACCTTCGGGACCTCGACAGGGTGATGGGGTAACACAAGCGAGTGAACGTCCTACCAATGGATTGTCCTCCGGACCGATATCAATACCTCACAGTATGCCTTCCGCACCCCCTgcaccatcctcttccatagcacactcaccacctcgtcgactACCTACCCCGCCAAGCAAACAGGCTGTCAACGCGAAGAAGTCCCCTACACcttctgctcgacctccCACGCCCCCGTTACCGCCATCACAACCACTAGAAGCTGGTCCGAGCAAAGCTAGTAATGGCATCTCCATTCGCAATGCTGCTTCGTCCTCGACCCGAAATAGCAATGCATCTCCCACGACACAAAGAACACCTTCTTCTGTGCCGAGCTTGAGTATTCGAAATGCATCCAAGACCACTGCAGCTCCTGCTTCACAGACTTCCAACGGCAATGGTGCGCCTACCGCCAGTCAATCTTCCGAATCGACAAGAAGAGTATCGTCACTCGCCGATCGACTAGGCGTGTCCacttcatcgccatcacccaCGAACAAACGACCTCGCGAGAGGGATGAGCCTTCATCTGAGGGCACGAATGGACAGAACAACAAGAGACCTACCATAACAAAGATCGAAAGTCCACTTAGTGACAAAACACCTTCGAAGGTTGACACGGGCGCTAACAAACCCTCGTTGTTATCGAGACTCGCTTCGCGAGATGCTATCGCAAGCGATAGTCCTCTTTCGGCCAAACGAGCGAAAGAAGAGCCGAAGATGTCACTACGAGATAGACTGAATGGTGGAGCAGGATCTTCCAGTTCCCCATCTCCAAAATTGACAGCGACTTCAACACCACCTACTTCCGAGTCCATACCGAAAGCCGGATTGAGTATACTCAACCGAGCgaccccttcctctcatcctgATTCTAGAAATCAGCAGAGCAAACCATCTTTATCAATACTGAATCGAGCTACGATCACTTCtactcccacctccaccctcacACCCAGAGCAACATCTACCGCTACCTCTGGTGCTGGTTCTGTAAAAGGGATATCGATCTTAAATCgatccgtctcttcttcctcctcttcgacgaaAGACAAGATTCCTCAACCTTCAGCTGTAATCACATCGACTCCCGACGACGACGGGGAAGTGATCGTcaggaaaggaagaggattcAGAGCTAGAACTCCTGACGGAATCGATATAATCATGGCGGAACCGACGACGAGTCTTGCAAAACCCATCTCGGGGGCTCCTCCCAATCTTGGTATCGGATTTGGTGCTTCCCAAATACAAGGGCCAGGACAAAGCCAGGGACAAGGAGTCGGGAATGGGAACGGAAGTGGGAGTCTGGCAGCGAGGTTAGGGGGTGGAGCGAGGAATGGAACAATAGGAACTGGAGTTGGGATtagaggtagaggaggtcTGGTCCGACCTAATGGATTTGGAGGCAGGGGAAGATAGGCGGGTGCTTCAGTCAACAACGAGGTCAAGTACTATTGTACGATATATCTACGTCTATGTCTATGTTTATGTCTATGTAGATATGATGCATATTCAATCTATTGTCGTGCGCAATTCTGGAGACGAGAGCTACGATGTGAATGTACGTAGAAATATGAGATAATGTATTTGGCGAGAAAGATGCAGAACCCAATGTAACCGCATCCAcctcccaccttcccctctcccctctcctttTCCCGCAAAGTATCCGAAAGTCaaacgcaacgcaacgcgCCCGTTGCTTACGCCTTACTGTCCCCCGGTCGAGTTTGCTTTGCCTTGTCAATCTTCGCTTGGGCCGTCTTAGCGACGGCATAAACGACACCGGCGATACCGCCAACTCCGATCGCAGCGACATTTCCAAAGTTTGCAGGGTCACCGAAGAACAAGATACCAGAAGCAGCGACGGGGAGTCTACGAACGCAGGATCAGCTTCCATTCCTCCTACTATGCTAAGTGttgccacactcacttgttcaAAGCGCCAACCATGGAGTAGGTGGTTGAACCGCAAGTTCTTACACACCACGCTGTAGAATAGGAGATGAACACCGCCACAGCTCCGGAGAACACGATTGCAGAAAGCAAGAAAGATCGTCCGACCTCAGGGCTGAAATGGAAGTAACATATATTGTCAGCTGCAGTCCACCTTGCAATGGTTAGGTCAAGGTACACGAAAACTCACAAGTTTCGAGCGAAAGATGCAGATCCCCAATCTTCgacaaggagggagaagacgaggagaacagGGATGGAGAGCAAGTTGTTGTAGAACATGGAATCCCAGTCTTTGAATCCAGTAGCCTTGATTCGTTTCCTCATGAAAAGGACCTATAACACGAATAAGCCAAACCAAGTCAGTATCTGCTCGTGGAAAAAGGTAAGTCGACGGcggtcacactcacataaGCAGCCGAAGCAATACAGTTGATGAACATCCAGACGTAACCGGCGTTCAAACTTCCAATCACGGTCGTGGGGAGGGGCACATCGGCTCCGGAAGTAGGATCGACGAGAGCCACACCTTCAGACaatcgagcgagagtggtCGAGATGTCCGCCCAAGCTGCAATGACGGAGGAACCGAccatgaggaagaaggcaacGAGGGTGAGACCGGTCACGGAGCCGCCGAACCAGAGGACTTCCCCATatgcgatgaggatgatggtgaggttTTTGAAGATGCTGAAGGAGGGGCAGCAGACATTAGCTTGGGATCATAAACGTAGAAGAGCAACAAGGCGACTAGAGCGGCAACCCCGCCTAACCGAGTAGATCAAATGGGCGTTTGAATAGATTGAACTCACGTGTAGACGGGGATAGAGAGGAATTGGAGCGATTTTGATCCGGTGTAAATCACAGCGACGAGCAAGAACGATACGGGGAACCAAGTCTTTGCGTCGACCCAATCGAAGTCCCGAACTACAACATTCAGAGGACAAGTGATGTCAGCTAGTGCGCTGAATCCTTGATAAGCATTGCATTGAGAACTTACAGGTGATGATACCTATTCGCTTGACTGTCCATACGCAAGTAACACAAACGAGCGATTGGATCGTGAGGACTGTGCGGGGGTTGTTCAAAGTCAGCTCGAGTTCGTCTCCTGATTGCGACACTGGTGACTCACGCAAGAATGTCATTGTGAATTGATGGCCTGATACGACAAACTTGTTGACTACTGTCATCAAGATAGAGGCGGTACAATAACTGAGAATTGGCCAAACTACGAGCATTTCCCAACAAAATACATCAGATCAGTTatgtccatgtccacctCTGTACCCTCTCATTGTACTGGGGTTTGTTGCGAGATAGACTCCtcatactcacctggagaagCAGCTGGCAttgccgcttcttcctttttAGCCTTTTCCGCCCCATCGGCCGCTTTCAGCAAAGCAGCCTGAACTTCCAATTCAgctttcatcctctccttctcatctttgaGCTGAAATTGAGGAGTCGCGATCCCCGATGGAGTGGACGCTTCGTACGCTGCAGAGAGGTTGGTATATGATCCTCTGGGGGATATACCTGCCGGCGTATGTGGTCGGGAGGTGTAAGGCGATGCCATTGTGGGGGAGTTGGTGGGTCGAGATAAGTGGGGTATTTATGTGCACGCGCACGCGATCAAGTTGGAGACGGAGAGGCGAGTAAAGAGCGTGAATTGAGCTTGTTAACTAAAGAGTGGAATGGGAAGCGCTGTTTCGGCACAGAGATGTGTATGAATACGAAACACAACTTGTCGAACAAAACAAACACAAAGTCAATGTTTGGATCGAGATGATGTACCGTATGGATGGAGCAAGgcaaaagaagagaaaaaaAACTCTGTACACCATTCcaacccatcccatcccgtCCATCCCActgtctcctccttcatcaaaACAACAAAACGCGCTAAAACTCAAACTCATTTTTATGATTGATTCCTGAATCCCCGACACGTGTCATTCACGCCATATTGTCACCGTTTGCCAGATCCGGAGAGCGTGCCTAATCTCGGCGTGACTGAAAACAAGTCACCGATATGTAGTGTACCTGGCATTTATTCGAACATGGGAGTGAGGTGCATGCACCATACCTCGCTAACCTATACCTTGACAACTATGAGCGGTCACCTTCCATTGACGTGTCGtgttgtatgcatgcatgcaagCCACCTACATGTTGTCTGCTAAACGATACAATCTAATGATACTATACAACAACCCTCAAATCCCCTTACCGCTCGCCCAGTCTCTTGACAGCCTCCAACACAGATACCCTCCAATCgcagcactcactcctccAATTCTGAAGATTAACCCTACAGCATCAGGACTCGAAGCGTCTCCTACCACTCCCTCCGCTCTAGTCTTCAACAAGATCAGATCTACTGTTCTTCTCGCCATATCTTCCGTCACATCTGTTATATCGGAAGTGGTTGTATTCGTCGATATGGGTATAGTTCCCGGTCGATGACTCGGCAATGATTTGTCCGGTTCCATGAGATAGAAGATGATAGCGCTTAGGAATGTGACGATGAATTGTGGTAATACCAAGAAGACATTGTGGATACCGAGAATGACTCCCGCTTTGTCTGCAGTACCTCTGCCCGATCCTGTCTGACGATGTATATCGCCTGAATGCCTCGAACTGATAGGTGACGCACGAGCCAGCTCGTGATCTAACTCCTCCAAGGAAgtatctccatcttccgacAGACCGTCGTTGGAATGTCGAACGATGACAGTCGAACCGAGTTCTGGTTCCGCAGGACTTTCACCCTGAATGATAAGCGGAGATAAACCTCCACTTGATGGGCGGGATTGATGTCCGGGTGAAGATCCAGATTTTTCCCCATTGGCACTTGTCGGACGACTGAGGCCCTTCTCTCCGTTGAGCTCAAACGACACTCGCGACGGATGACGGGAATGAAGTGGTGTGGAATGCGCAGAGACATCGGTGCTGGACGCGATGATATGAGGTACAGGGGAAAGGGCTCGCTGTCTTTCGGAGATAGACCGCC is a window encoding:
- a CDS encoding GDP-mannose transporter 2, with protein sequence MASPYTSRPHTPAGISPRGSYTNLSAAYEASTPSGIATPQFQLKDEKERMKAELEVQAALLKAADGAEKAKKEEAAMPAASPVWPILSYCTASILMTVVNKFVVSGHQFTMTFLLLTIQSLVCVTCVWTVKRIGIITFRDFDWVDAKTWFPVSFLLVAVIYTGSKSLQFLSIPVYTIFKNLTIILIAYGEVLWFGGSVTGLTLVAFFLMVGSSVIAAWADISTTLARLSEGVALVDPTSGADVPLPTTVIGSLNAGYVWMFINCIASAAYVLFMRKRIKATGFKDWDSMFYNNLLSIPVLLVFSLLVEDWGSASFARNFPEVGRSFLLSAIVFSGAVAVFISYSTAWCVRTCGSTTYSMVGALNKLPVAASGILFFGDPANFGNVAAIGVGGIAGVVYAVAKTAQAKIDKAKQTRPGDSKA